A genomic stretch from Empedobacter stercoris includes:
- a CDS encoding shikimate kinase, which produces MIISLIGYMGSGKSTTGKDLAKALGFEFIDLDDFIEQKYQTKISDIFKKEGELGFRKKEREALKEILTTTNIVLSLGGGTPVYYNNMEEIVKNSISIFMRVQLPQLVKRLENRKETRPLIAHLSNEEMTEFIAKHLFERNQYYEKAKYTISITTQSTLEILDEIMSQLKKGEDLELI; this is translated from the coding sequence ATGATTATTTCATTAATTGGCTATATGGGGAGCGGAAAATCGACTACCGGAAAAGATTTAGCCAAAGCACTTGGTTTCGAATTCATCGATTTGGATGATTTTATCGAACAAAAATATCAAACAAAAATAAGTGATATTTTTAAAAAAGAAGGCGAATTAGGTTTTCGTAAAAAAGAACGAGAAGCTTTGAAGGAAATTTTAACAACCACTAACATTGTACTTTCTTTAGGCGGTGGAACTCCTGTTTATTATAATAATATGGAGGAGATTGTTAAAAATTCGATTTCGATATTTATGCGCGTTCAGTTGCCTCAATTGGTGAAACGACTTGAAAACAGAAAAGAAACTCGTCCATTAATTGCTCATCTTTCAAATGAAGAAATGACAGAATTTATTGCCAAACATTTATTTGAACGCAATCAATATTACGAAAAAGCAAAATATACGATTAGCATTACGACCCAAAGTACATTAGAAATTTTGGACGAAATTATGAGTCAACTTAAAAAAGGAGAAGATTTAGAATTAATCTAA